From the genome of Adhaeribacter pallidiroseus:
CTTATGCCAAAGCTTTACGAATATTTCGGGCTAATCATCTTGTTTTATTCCAATAAACATGAGCCTATACATGTCCACGGCAAGTATCAAGGACGGGAAAGCATAGCCGAGATAATATTCGAGAACGGTGAATTCAAAGAAGTAAGAGTTTCAGGTGTAAAAGGAAAAGAGTCCCTGCATAGTAAGAACGAGAGAAGATTAAGAAAATTGGTTGAGCATTTTAGAGAAGACATTGTGCAGAAATGGGTTGACTTTTTCATATACAACAAAGAAGTGAAATCAGAAGTAATTACTAAAAAGATTGATTAATTATGGTAGTTTCCATTGACAAGGCTGTTTATCTGGACGGTTATAAGATAAAATTCGACTTTTCAGACGGGGTCAGCCAAAGCATCGACTTCGAGGTATTTTTAAAAAATGCCAAGAACCCAATGACAAAAAAATACATGGACAAGGACAAATTTAAGAGCTTCAGCATTGAGTATGGTGACATTGTTTGGAATGATTATGAGATGTGCTTTCCTATTTGGAACTTGCATGAGGGAATAATATAAAAAAAATGTCCGCCAACATTGCGTAAACATGACGCTTGACGGGATTTGCGATCATACAGCGGGTATCCCCGATGAAGATTTACATCAACATTATGCCGAACTTCTGGACAAGGCAGGAGTTATACTATATAGACGGACAACTTACCAGCTTATGCAATTTTAGCAAACGTTGTTAAATAACCCTTTGGGTAAAAAATCAATGGACGACTTCGCTTTAGCAATAGAAAAAGTACCAAAGTCGTTTTTTCACAGACCTTGAAAATACCCAATGGAACAGTGCGAAACTTGCAACTAAAGAAATTGAAAAAAAAGTTTTTGAACTCAATCAACTATCTGGATCAGGCAAAGATATTTTAGTTGGCAGTAGGAATTTATTTATTCAGCTCATAAACCTTAATCTGATTGATGAGTTTCAGATTTGTATTCACCCATTGATCGAAGGAAAAGGTTTGCCGTTGTTTGACAAAATAAAAGACAGAACAATTTTTAGACTTTTAAAGACAAAAATCTTTATTTCAGGGGCTAATAACTCTCAACATTTCAAAAAATTTTAACACCAGACAAAGAACTTCTCAAGAAAATTGCTCGCATATTAATACCAAAAGGGAAGCGCAGTTGAACACGCTGGAAATCGCCTTATAAAACACACAGTAATAGATCCAACCGGACTAAGGGGAAATTTTTTCAGCAACGAATCGAATCCGGAAACTGGCCAGATTCCTTATTATAAAATAAATAAAAAACAATTAGTATGTTATCTTATTCTGTTCTTGTTTTAATTTTCAACACAACAAAGGTTACCTAAATAACGCTTTTCCCCAATAAAATGAAAAAAGTAACAGGTATTGGCGGCATCTTTTTTAAATGCAAAGACCCCCATAGAATGAGTGAATGGTACAAAACACATTTAGGTTTTGATGCAAACCAATACGGAACCAGTTTTGAGTGGCGACAAGCCACCGATCCCTCGAAAAAAGGAACTACGCAATGGAGTCCCTTTGCCGAAACAAGTAACTACTTTGAGCCTTCCACCAAAGACTTTATGATAAACTACCGGGTGGATAATTTAGCTGATCTGGTGGAGCAACTTAAAAAGGAAGGCGTAACCATTGTGGATGAAATAGAGGTTTTTGAATACGGTAAATTTGTTCATATTATAGATTTGGAAGGCAACAAGGTAGAGCTCTGGGAGCCCAGTGAATAGCGTAAATAGCTGGTTGCAACCTAGCTATCAAGCCACTGTATTTGCCATTGCCACAATCTCTATGGTACCATTCCGAAAACGAGCAAAAAATTCTTGCTTTTACTAGCCATCTAAAAAGGTTTAGCAAATGCTGAACCTTTTATAAAACGGGCTATTTGCCTATTCTACCTTCCCGGTTACATGTTGCCGCAGAAATAACTTACTTATAGAAGCATAGGTAACGCTGGCCGGCAGCGTAATACACAGCCAAAGCAAAAAATCACCGGTTAAGACTTTTATATCTTTTACAAAACCAAAATAAGCGGCCATACCTGCCGCAATGCCCACCAAGGCGCCCCCTAATAAAGCCAGCATTATTTGCCAGGCCCATTTTTTTTCATCGGTAAAGTACTTTTTTAATCGCCAGGCATTAATGCCACCAATTGCCAGGTACATAAACAAAATATCGAAAGGAATATAAAAGGCATAATAGCCAATCCAAAAGGCACTCGGAATACACACTAAAAAATAGCCTAAATCGGTAAAATTGCCCCGTTTAAACTGGAGCTGCAAAGCTTTATTTTGCAAAAAATTTAAGATAAAGGAAAATAAAAGCAGCGAAATGGTGTGGGCTACCCACTGCGGCGGGGTTAAACGAACGCCGTGGGGGCCCGTAAGGGTGTGCGAAATAGCAGTGTGTAGCAAACCCATGCCCAGCACATTGGCCAGGATATGGTGCGTTAGCCAGGTTTTCAGAAAAGTCTGGTGGCGGTTTACTACTGTTTTAGCGGGTGTGTAGAATAAGCTGGTTTCCATAATTTTTTAAATTTTAGGTAAGATTCAGTCGTGTACTGCTACCAGAACCGGCATAATAAACCAATCCATTTTTTATTGGCACCGCTGCTTGCCGGATACAGATAGCACTAATTACCTGACAAAATTAAGGTGCGCCAACCCGCTAAATTGTTGACTTAAGTTAAGATTTTACGGGAGTTAAAATTCTTTTCCGAATGCGGCTCAAGCTTTCGGGACTGATCCCCAGCATACTGGCAATGTATTTCTGCGGCACGCGCTGAAATAAAGTTGGGTTTTGTTCCAACAAAGTCAGGTAGCGTTCTTCAGGTTTGTTAGAAGCCAGCGAAGCAGCCCGGGCGGAGGCTGCCTGTACGGATCTCTCGGCCAGAATCCGGCCTAAAGATTCAAAAATCGGGCTTTCCCGGTAAAGTAAATCCAGCTGAGGCTTGGTAATTGTTAAAACCAACGAGTCTTATAAGGACTGCGCATTACTGATAGTGGGAAGATAGTTGTAAAAACTGTCATAATCGGTAAAGAATGCGTTTTCCAGCGAAATGCCGCAGGTTTTTTCTTCGCCTTCTTTACAGAAAAAGTGGTGGATAGCGCCTTTACTTACAAAGCCAATAAAACGGCAAATATCACCTTCTTTCCACAAACAAGCTTTTTTCCGGAGCTTAACCGGGGTAAAATAAATATCAATTAAGGCCAGGTCTCTTGCGGGCATGTTAACTGTTTTTTGGCAAAATTGCTTCAGAGCTTCGGTCATGGCGCGGGCGGTTAAAGATTAAAACTAACGGAATTGCGTATCTATAACAAAAAACAGATGCATACTAATGCCCAATAAGTTATAAGAAAAACAATTTAAATACAAGCTGATTAAACCTGCCTATTAATCAGTCTTGTCCTGCTAAAATTTAAAAAAATTAGCTGGTTAATGATAGCAGGGGGCTAAATAAAGCGAATTTCGGATCACAACTTTTGCTTGCTAGCTACCACTTAAAATAGCACGACTTAAACATAACTCAATTAATTCTGGCGGCGCAAAGGTGGCATCAGCTGCCATTTAAACAAGCATAAAAGTGTTTGATTTTGGTTGTAATTTTCGGGCAAAACATTGTTTTTGTTAGGTAACTTTAGCCGCATGACTTTTTAAAATTTGTTAAATAAAAGAGTAATATTTTTTACAATACTACTGGTGCTGTTACCCGGTAAGCCTAATTTTTTAAAAATTTGGGCGCGCGTGGCAGGTGCGTTTAACGATAAATTGGTAAATTAAAGCGAAGCAGATGCTGATGGTGGGAATGATCTTATTCTAATGAGAAAACGTTTACAAGTATTCATGCTATTTTTTATTATTCAGTTGAGCGCTCAGGGGCAACTGGTAAGTTTGCTGCAACCGCACCTCGAACCTTTTCGGGCTAGTAAAAAAATTAAAACCATCCGGCAGTTTGGTAGTGAGGGAATCCGGAAAAAAAACACAAAATTTAAATTATTAACAGAAGCAAACTTTAATG
Proteins encoded in this window:
- a CDS encoding DUF4160 domain-containing protein; its protein translation is MPKLYEYFGLIILFYSNKHEPIHVHGKYQGRESIAEIIFENGEFKEVRVSGVKGKESLHSKNERRLRKLVEHFREDIVQKWVDFFIYNKEVKSEVITKKID
- a CDS encoding cyclic nucleotide-binding domain-containing protein; the protein is MPARDLALIDIYFTPVKLRKKACLWKEGDICRFIGFVSKGAIHHFFCKEGEEKTCGISLENAFFTDYDSFYNYLPTISNAQSL
- a CDS encoding cyclic nucleotide-binding domain-containing protein, with translation MVLTITKPQLDLLYRESPIFESLGRILAERSVQAASARAASLASNKPEERYLTLLEQNPTLFQRVPQKYIASMLGISPESLSRIRKRILTPVKS
- a CDS encoding VOC family protein — its product is MKKVTGIGGIFFKCKDPHRMSEWYKTHLGFDANQYGTSFEWRQATDPSKKGTTQWSPFAETSNYFEPSTKDFMINYRVDNLADLVEQLKKEGVTIVDEIEVFEYGKFVHIIDLEGNKVELWEPSE
- a CDS encoding dihydrofolate reductase family protein — translated: MLVGSRNLFIQLINLNLIDEFQICIHPLIEGKGLPLFDKIKDRTIFRLLKTKIFISGANNSQHFKKF